The Xylophilus rhododendri region AGAAACTGATCGCCGATTTCCATGCGTCCGACCCCTGGCTGGGCCTGCTGCTGCTGGCCCTGTGCCTGGCCGTCGCCTGGCTGCTGGCCAAACGCCTGGGCCGTGGCCAGTCGCAGGGCGCGGCCTCGGTCTGGTTCGGGCGGCATACCGCCGACGGGCTGATGTTCCCGCTGCTGGCGCTGCTGCTCGTCTATGCGGCGCGCACCGGCGTGGCGCTGTACCGGCCGGCCTTCGTGCTGCAGATCGCCGTGCCGGTGCTGGTCTCGCTGGTGGTGGTGCGGTTGTGCGCGCGGGTGCTGCTGTCGGTGTTTCCGCAGTCGCCGGCCTCGCGGCTGATCGAGCGCTTCGTCTGGTGGGGCGCCTGGCTGGGCGCGGCGTTGTGGGTCACCGGCCTGCTGACGCCGATGCTGGCGCAACTCGAAGCGGTATCCCTGCATTTCGGCAAGACGCGGGTGGACCTGCGCACCCTGCTCGAAGGCGGGCTCTCCGCCGGCTTGGTGCTGGTGCTGACCTTGTGGGTCTCCGCGGCCTTCGAGCGCCGCATCCTGGCCAGCAGCTTCACCGACCTGTCCTTGCGCAAGGCCGCGGCCAATGTGGCGCGGGCGGTGCTGCTGCTGGTCGGCCTGCTGTTCGTGCTGAGCACGGTGGGCGTGGACCTGACCGCGCTGTCGGTCTTCGGCGGCGCCATCGGCGTCGGCCTGGGCTTCGGCCTGCAGAAGCTGGCCTCCAACTACATCAGCGGCTATGTGATGCTGCTGGAGCGCTCGCTGCACATCGGCGACAACATCCGCATCGACAGCTTCGAAGGCCGCATCACCGACATCAAGACCCGCTACACCCTGGTGCGGGCCACCAACGGCCGCGAATCCATCGTGCCCAACGAGACCTTCATCACCCAGCGGGTGGAGAACCTGTCGGCGGCCGACCTGAAATTCCGCCTCTTCACCGAGATCACCGTGGGCTACGACTCCGATGTGGAACTGGTACGCCGCATCCTGGCCCAGGCCGCGGCGGCGCAGGACCGGGTGATCGCCTCGCCCGAGCCGGTGGCGCACCTGCTGCAGTTCGCGCCGGACGGGCTGATGTTCGCGCTGAACTACTGGATCGCCGACCCGGCCGCCGGGCAGGACAGCGTGCGCTCGGCCGTCAACCTGGCCGCGCTGGCCGCCCTGCGCGAGGCGGGCATCGAGCTGCCTTTCCCGCAGCGGGTGGTGCGCATGGTGGATACCCCGGCGAATTAGAATCGTCAGGCTGTATTCATCGTGAAGCTATTGGAGGCAACTGCAATGAAGGTACTGGTCCCCGTCAAGCGGGTCGTCGACTACAACGTCAAGGTCCGCGTCAAGTCGGACGGCAGCGGCGTGGACATCGCCAACGTCAAGATGAGCATGAACCCCTTCGACGAGATCGCCATCGAAGAGGCGGTCCGGCTGAAGGAGAAGGGCCTGGTCACCGAAGTCATCGCCGTGTCCTGCGGCGTGGCCCAGTGCCAGGAAACGCTGCGCACCGCGCTGGCCATCGGTGCCGACCGCGCCATCCTGGTCCAGACCGATGTGGAACTGCAGCCCCTGGCCGTGGCCAAGATCCTCAAGGCCCTGCTCGACAAGGAACAGCCGACCCTGGTGATCCTGGGCAAGCAGGCCATCGACGACGACAGCAACCAGACCGGCCAGATGCTGGCCGCCCTGGCCGACCTGCCGCAGGCCACCTTCGCCAGCAAGGTCGAACTGTCCGCCGATGGCGTGCAGGTGACCCGTGAAGTCGATGGCGGCCTGGAAACGCTCAAGCTCACGCTGCCCGCCATCGTCACCACCGACCTGCGCCTGAACGAGCCGCGCTACGTGACGCTGCCCAACATCATGAAGGCCAAGAAGAAGACCATGGACACGCTCACCCCCGCCGACCTGGGTGTGGACGTGGCCCCGCGCCTGAAGACCTTGAAGGTCAGCGAGCCGCCCAAGCGCGGCGCCGGCATCAAGGTGCCCGATGTCGCCACGCTGGTGGCCAAACTCAAGACCGAAGCGAAGGTGATCTGATGGCCGTCCTCGTCATTGCCGAACACGACAACGCCGCGATCAAGCCGGCGACCCTCAACACCATCACCGCAGCCAAGGCCTGCGGTGGCGATGTGGCCGTGCTGGTCGTGGGCCAGAACGCCCAGGGCGCGGCCGATGCGGCTGCCAAGGTGGCTGGCGTCAGCAAAGTGATCCTGGCCGATGGTCCGAGCCTGGCCGAAGGCCTCGCCGAGAACGTCGCTGCGCAAGTGCTATCCATCGCTTCCGGCTACAGCCACATCCTGTTCCCTGCCACCGCGGCCGGCAAGAACGCCGCCCCGCGTGTGGCGGCCAAGCTGGACGTGGCCCAGATCAGCGACATCACCAAAGTCGATTCGCCCGACACCTTCGAGCGGCCGATCTACGCCGGCAACGCCATCGCCACCGTGCAGAGCGGCGATGCGACCAAGGTCATCACCGTGCGCACCACCGGCTTCGACGCGGCAGCGGCCGAAGGCGGCAGCGCATCGGTCGAGAAGATCGACGCGGTGGCCGACAGCGGCAAGAGCAGCTTCGTCGGCCGCGAGGTCACCAAGAGCGACCGGCCTGAACTCACCGCTGCAAAAATCATCGTCTCCGGCGGCCGGGCGATGGGCTCCAGCGACAAGTTCAACGAGGTGCTCACGCCCCTGGCCGACAAGCTCGGCGCCGCGCTCGGCGCCAGCCGCGCGGCCGTCGATGCGGGCTACGCCCCCAACGACTGGCAGGTCGGCCAGACCGGCAAGATCGTGGCGCCCACGCTCTACATCGCCGCCGGCATCTCGGGTGCGATCCAGCACCTGGCCGGCATGAAGGACTCCAAGGTGATCGTGGCGATCAACAAGGATCCGGAAGCGCCGATCTTCGGCGTGGCCGACTACGGCATCGAAGGCGATCTGTTCATCGTGGTGCCGGAACTCGTCGCCGCGCTCTAAGCCGCGCGCTGCCGGACGCCGATGCGGGCACTGCCCGCGTCGGCGTTTTTTTCAAGAAAAAAAGAGACATCTCCCGACCAGGCGAAGACCTGGCTGCGCTCCCCCATGAAGACACCCGCCGCCCGGCTGCCACTGATCGACTCCCTCAAGGGACTGGCCTGCTGCCTGATCGTCTGGCACCACCTGGCCTTCTACGGCCCGATGTCCGAAGTCGCGCGTCCGCTGGCCCCCTGGCTGATGGACGTGCTGGCCGACTACGCCCGCATGGCGGTGCAGATCTTCCTGGTGATCGGCGGCTTCCTCAACGCCCGTTCGCTCGCGCCCCGCGGCACCGGGCGCATCGAGGCGCCGCTGGCACGCATCGGCAAACGTTACCTGCGCCTGGCCATGCCTTACCTGGTGGCGCTGGCCACCGGCATGGTGGCGGCGATGCTGGCCCGGCCCTGGCTGCCCGGCCCGGTGGTGCCCGCCGCGCCGCACGAGGCGCAACTGCTGGCGCACGGTTTCTTCCTGCAGGACCTGGTGGGCCAGGAGGCGCTGTCGGCCGGCGTCTGGTATGTGGCCATCGACTTCCAGCTCTTCGCCGCCACGGTGCTGCTGTTCTTCGCCGCGCAGCGCTGGTCCAGCCGGCCGGCGCTGACGGTGTTTTGCCTGGTCTCGGGCATCGCCGCGGTGTCGCTGGTGGTGTTCAACCGGCTGCCTGCGCTGGATCCGACGGCGCTGTATTTCTTCGGTGCCTACGGGCTGGGCATCCTGGCCTGCTGGGGCGCGCATTCGCCGCGGCCGGGGCGCTGGATGGCGGGCATCGCGCTGCTGGGCGGCGTCGCGCTGGCGGTGGATTTCCGGGCCCGGATCGCCATCGCCCTGGCCGCCGCGCTGCTGCTGCTGTGGGCGCATGCACGCCACCGCCAGGGTGATGCCGAGCCGGCGCTGCTGCGGCCGCTGGCCGGGGTGGGGCGCATCTCGTACTCGGTGTTCCTGATCCACTTTCCGGTGCTGCTGTGCGTGGGCGCGCTGGTGCATCACCTCTGGCCGGCCCTGCCATGGGCCAACGCGGCGGGGATGGCCTCGGTGTTCGGGCTCTCGCTGCTGGCGGGCCTGCTGCTGCACCG contains the following coding sequences:
- a CDS encoding electron transfer flavoprotein subunit alpha/FixB family protein, with product MAVLVIAEHDNAAIKPATLNTITAAKACGGDVAVLVVGQNAQGAADAAAKVAGVSKVILADGPSLAEGLAENVAAQVLSIASGYSHILFPATAAGKNAAPRVAAKLDVAQISDITKVDSPDTFERPIYAGNAIATVQSGDATKVITVRTTGFDAAAAEGGSASVEKIDAVADSGKSSFVGREVTKSDRPELTAAKIIVSGGRAMGSSDKFNEVLTPLADKLGAALGASRAAVDAGYAPNDWQVGQTGKIVAPTLYIAAGISGAIQHLAGMKDSKVIVAINKDPEAPIFGVADYGIEGDLFIVVPELVAAL
- a CDS encoding acyltransferase family protein gives rise to the protein MKTPAARLPLIDSLKGLACCLIVWHHLAFYGPMSEVARPLAPWLMDVLADYARMAVQIFLVIGGFLNARSLAPRGTGRIEAPLARIGKRYLRLAMPYLVALATGMVAAMLARPWLPGPVVPAAPHEAQLLAHGFFLQDLVGQEALSAGVWYVAIDFQLFAATVLLFFAAQRWSSRPALTVFCLVSGIAAVSLVVFNRLPALDPTALYFFGAYGLGILACWGAHSPRPGRWMAGIALLGGVALAVDFRARIAIALAAALLLLWAHARHRQGDAEPALLRPLAGVGRISYSVFLIHFPVLLCVGALVHHLWPALPWANAAGMASVFGLSLLAGLLLHRTVESRGAGPGRLLLVMVSLLCLGAFLD
- a CDS encoding electron transfer flavoprotein subunit beta/FixA family protein produces the protein MKVLVPVKRVVDYNVKVRVKSDGSGVDIANVKMSMNPFDEIAIEEAVRLKEKGLVTEVIAVSCGVAQCQETLRTALAIGADRAILVQTDVELQPLAVAKILKALLDKEQPTLVILGKQAIDDDSNQTGQMLAALADLPQATFASKVELSADGVQVTREVDGGLETLKLTLPAIVTTDLRLNEPRYVTLPNIMKAKKKTMDTLTPADLGVDVAPRLKTLKVSEPPKRGAGIKVPDVATLVAKLKTEAKVI
- a CDS encoding mechanosensitive ion channel family protein — protein: MQALQKLIADFHASDPWLGLLLLALCLAVAWLLAKRLGRGQSQGAASVWFGRHTADGLMFPLLALLLVYAARTGVALYRPAFVLQIAVPVLVSLVVVRLCARVLLSVFPQSPASRLIERFVWWGAWLGAALWVTGLLTPMLAQLEAVSLHFGKTRVDLRTLLEGGLSAGLVLVLTLWVSAAFERRILASSFTDLSLRKAAANVARAVLLLVGLLFVLSTVGVDLTALSVFGGAIGVGLGFGLQKLASNYISGYVMLLERSLHIGDNIRIDSFEGRITDIKTRYTLVRATNGRESIVPNETFITQRVENLSAADLKFRLFTEITVGYDSDVELVRRILAQAAAAQDRVIASPEPVAHLLQFAPDGLMFALNYWIADPAAGQDSVRSAVNLAALAALREAGIELPFPQRVVRMVDTPAN